Sequence from the Microbacterium sp. AZCO genome:
GACGACCTGCGCAAAGCCGACGCGATCGAGATCGTACTCGGGCAGGGAGCGAAGCCGGGCGGCGGCGGCATGCTCCTGGGTCAGAAGATCACCGAGCGCGTCGCAGGCATGCGCACCCTCCCCGTCGGCATCGACCAGCGCTCGGCGAGCCGACACCCCGACTGGACCGGGCCCGACGACCTCACGATCAAGATCGCCGAGATCCGTGAGATCACCGACTGGCGCAAGCCGATCTACGTCAAGATCGGCGCATCCCGCCCCTACTACGACACCGCCCTCGCGGTGAAGGCCGGCGCCGACGTCGTCGTGCTCGACGGCATGCAGGGCGGCACCGCCGCGACGCAGCAGGTGTTCATCGAACACGTCGGCATCCCGACACTCGCCGCCATCGGCCCGGCCGTGCAGGCGCTGCAGGAGCTCGGGGTTCACCGCACGGGCGTGCAGCTCATCGTGTCGGGCGGCATCCGCACCGGGGCCGACGTCGCCAAGGCGCTGGCCCTGGGCGCGGATGCCGTCGCCATCGGCACCGCGGCCCTCATCGCCCTCGGCGACAACGACCCGCGATACGAGGACGAGTACCGCAAGATCGGTTCCGCCGCGGGCTTCTACGACGACTTCCAGGACGGCCGTGACCCGGCCGGAATCTCGACGCAGGACCCGGAGCTCTCTGCTCGTCTCGACCCCGTCGCGGCCGGTCGTCGGCTGGCGAACTACCTGAGGGTGCTGACGCTGGAGGCGCAGACGATCGCCCGGGCCTGCGGAAAGTCGCACGTCCGCAACCTGGAGCCCGAGGACCTCGTGGCCCTGACCGTCGAATCGGCGGCGATGGCGGGCGTGCCGCTGGCCGGCACCTCGTGGATCCCCGGACGCAGCTGACGCCATGTCGCTGGACCTGGGCGCACTCGCGGACCTCGACGTCGTCACACCCGCCGACGCCGCACCCGAGTCGTGGGCGAACGGCCTCGGCGTCACGCGGGTACTCGCGAAACGACTCGCCTGGCGACTGAGCGTCGCGGAGCTGCGCGGGCGCATGCCGTTCTCCCGCTTCGACGGCATCGACCGCGTGCTCATCCCGCTGAGTGCGCCGAGCCTCGCCCTCACCCTCGATGGCACCGAGCAGCGTGTGACGCGGGAGCGCGGCATCCGTTTCCGCGGCGAATCCCGCGCCATCGCGACAGCCGACCGCGGCGGCACATCGGTCGTCAACGTCATGGTCAAGCGGGCTCTCGCGGTGCCGACCTACCGCATCAGCGTGCACCGCGGGACGGTCGCGGTCGATCCGGCCGCGACCGTCACGGTGCTGCTCGCCGGGCGGGCGACGCTCGACGAGCTTCCGCTCCCACCCGGCAGCGCGCTGCTGCAGAGCACGAGACCCCGCCGCATCGAGTGCGAGTCGGCAGTCATCGCACGCTTCCACATCCTTGCCTCCGGCGACTAGCCGAACCCTCGAAAGGCCCTCATGTCCCCTCACCCGATCGCGATCATCGGCGCCGGCCTCGCGGGAGCCGCGACGGCCTGGAGCCTTGCGCGCCGCGGCCACGACGTCGTGCTCCTCGAGCGCGACACCCCCGCCAGCCACCTCGGCAGCTCGCACGGCTCGGCGCGCATCCTGCGCTACACCTACCCCGACCCGTTCTACACGGCGCTCATGCTCGACGCGCGACGCGGCTGGGAGGAGCTCGAGGACCTCCACGGCGAGCGCCTCATCACTCCGACCGGATCACTCGACTACGGGGCGACGCGCGATCCCTCGGCGCTGGCCGCCGTGCTCGCGGACCACGACATCGCGCACGAGCTGCTGAGTGCGACGGATGCCTCGTCCCGCTGGCCGGGCTTCACCTTCGACGGTCCCGTGCTCTGGCATGAGAACGCCGGCGTCATCGACGCGGAGTCGTCGGTGCGTGCGATGGTCGCCCAGGCGGTCGCCGCCGGCGCGGTGGTTCACGAGAACTGGACAGCGGCGCGCGTGCTCGCGCAGGGAGACGACTACCTGATCGAGTCGGAGGAGGGAGACGCGGTCGTGGCATCGCACGTCGTCGTCGCCGCCGGCGGATGGCTCCCGGCGCTGCTCGGCGGCCTCGGGCTCGCGGACCAGACGCTCGCGGCTTTCCCGCGGCTCGAGGTGCGCCAGGAGCAGGCGCTGCACTTCCCCTACCGCGACCCCGCGACGGCCTGGCCGACGTTCATCAACAAGCGGGCCGACATCCAGGTCTACGGTCTTCCCGGCGGCCGCGACGCCGACCATCGCGGCCAGAAGGTGGCCGAGTACAACGGCGGCCGCGTCATCGGATCGGCACTCGAGCACGACGGCGTCGTCGACCCCGCCCGGCGCGACCGGCTCGTGGCGTACGTCGAGCGCGCACTCCCCGGCCTCGTGCCCGAGCCGTACGCCGAGACGACGTGCCTCTTCACGAATGCGCCGGCGGACGACTTCATCATCGACCGCGTCGGCGGCCTCACCATCCTCTCCCCCTGCTCCGGTCACGGCGCGAAGTTCGCCCCGCTCCTCGGCGAGCTCGCGGCGCGGCTCGTGACGGACGAGGATGCCGGCGTCGCCCGCTTCCGGCCGCTCGCAGCGTCGGTGGGCGCATGAGCGCCTTGGCAGGGATGCTCGGCGAGATCGCGGGAGTGGGCGCGGATGCCGCGCGCGGAGGGTTCAGCCGGGCCGGGTACTCCCACGCGGACCGCGAGCTCCGCGAGTGGTTCACCGCCCACGCCGCAGTGCGCGGCCTCGACGTCGAGCGCGACGCCAACGGGACGCTCTGGGCGTGGTGGAACCCAACGGGAAGCACCGAGCCGGCGATCATCACGGGCAGCCACCTCGACTCGGTTCCGGGCGGCGGGGGCTACGACGGTCCTCTGGGCGTGGCATCCGCCCTCGTGGCCGTCGACCTCCTGCGAGCCCGGTCGTTCGCACCGCCGCGACCGATCGGCATCGCGGTGTTCCCCGAGGAGGAGGGTTCGCGGTTCGGCGTCGCCTGCCTGGGCTCCCGTCTCATGAGCGGCGCCATCGACCCATCGCGCGCGCTCGCTCTCACCGACCGGGAGGGCGACACGTTCGCCGACATCGCCCGCCGCGACGGCCTCGAGCCCGACCGGATCGGACCCGATCCCCGGCGCCTCGACGCTGTCGCCGCCTTCGTCGAGCTGCACGTCGAGCAGGGTCGCGGACTCGTCGACCTCGACCGGCCCGTCGCGATCGCCTCGTCGATCCTCGGCCACGGGCGGTGGCGGGTGACGATCGACGGTCAGGGCAATCACGCCGGCACGACCCTCATGGACGACCGGCGCGACCCGATGGTGGCGGCCGCACGCATGATCGTCGAGATCCGCGACCTCGCCCGTCGCACGCCCGACGCCCGCGCGACGGTCGGCCGCATAGAACCTGTGCCGGGCGGAACGAACGTCATTGCGTCGCAGGTGCGGTTCTGGATCGACATCCGTCATCCCGACGATCTCATCACCGCCGCCCTGGTGTCGGAGGCGCGGGACCTCGTGCTCGCCGCCGCGCGCGAAGAGGGCTGCCGCGCAGACGTGCGCGAGGAGTCGCTCAGCCCGACGGTCGACTTCGACCTCGGGCTGCGCGACGCCCTGCAGGCGTCGCTCGGCGACGTCCCGGAGCTCGGCACGGGCGCCGGTCACGACGCCGGCGTGCTCGCATCGGCCGTGCCGACGGCCATGCTCTTCGTGCGCAACCCGACAGGCATCTCACACTCCCCCGAAGAGCTCGTGGAGGATACGGATGCCGAGCACGGCGCCGCCGCTCTCGCCGATGTCCTGCAGGGGCTCGCATCGGCCGGCGCCGAAGCGGCCTTCGGGCATCGACCTATGATGGCGAGGTGAGTGCGGCGATCCCAGTGCCAGGCGACAACGCCGGAGGAGTGCTCGAGCCGATCATCGCCCAGCAGGTGCGCCGCTATCGCGCGGAGCAGGGCATCTCGGCCGCCGACCTCGCCGCGCGGACCGGCCTGTCCAAGGCCATGATCTCGAAGATCGAGTCGGCCACCACCTCGTGCTCGCTCACGACACTGCAGCGGCTCGCGGACGGCTTCGCAATTCCGGTCACCGCCCTCTTCCGCGGCTCCGCGAGCGACCGCGAGGCCTCATTCACGAAGTCGGGCGCCGGAAGCGTCAGCGTGCGCAGCGGTACGCAGCACGGTCATCTGTACCAGATGCTCGGCGTGCTGAAAGACACCCCGAACGCGCTCGAGCCCACGCTCGTGACCCTCACCGACGCATCGAACGTCTTCCCGCTGTTCCAGCACCCCGGCACGGAGTTCCTCTACATGCTCGAGGGCCGCATGAAGTACGGGCACGGCGGCTACGAGTACGAGATGGCACCCGGCGACGCCCTGCTGCTCGACGGCGAGGCCGCTCACGGCCCGCTCGAGCTCATCGAGGTGCCCATCCGGTTCCTCGCCATCCGCTCTCGCTAGCCAAGCAGCGTGGATCGGGGACCAGACCAGGCTGCACCGTGCCCGCTCAGGGATACTTGCGCGCAGGTTTGGTCCCGTGCCGTCGGCATACTCGCCCCGATGGTATGCGCTGAGTCGACATGCTCCCCGGTTCCGTCGATGCCGTGCTGCTCAGCCCGAGCGGCGAGAGGAAACCACGCTACCCGCTGCACAATTGCGGAGGGCTATCGAACGCTAGAGCGACCGTGCCTGTGAACGGCGGGCACGTTGGCCATTCTGTTCCAAGACGAACTGCTGGCACATGCCGTCGAGCGTTGGCTGAACCTGCGCGACGATTCGTCGGAGCTGCGCACTATCGAGGCCGCGGTCTCGTCCCGCTTCGATAACCTCGTCCAGAGCCGCGTACACGATGATTCGCTCCAGCGGTGAATGTGGAGCCACCTAAGGGAATCGAACCCTTGACCTATTCATTACGAGTGAATCGCTCTGCCGACTGAGCTAAGGTGGCGCACCTCGCTTGCGCGGGGCACGATGAACGATCTTACAGGGTCCGGAGAGTGCTCGCGAACCAGGCCGGGTGTCGACGTGTTACGACGCGATTCGACGAGCTTTCGGCGACGCCGTTAGCGTCGAGGAGGCACCGCGACGTGGCGAACGCGGTCCCGCTGATCGCGTTCGGCCTCAGACACAGCAGCTCCGCGGTGACCGTCGAACATCAGGAGTATCGCCATGCCCATCAAGAAGTCACTCGTCGCCGCATCCATCGCCCTCCCCCTCGCCCTTCTGCTCGGCGGGTGCGCCGCAGGATCGGCGGACGCCGGCGGCAGCGCCGACGCGAAAGAGACCGTGAAGATCGGCGTCGTGGGCGCAGGCGACCCGTACTGGGAGACCTACAAGGAGGCGGCGGCCGCCGAGGGGATCGACGTCGAGCTCGTCGACTTCAGCGAGTACACGCAGCCCAACCCGGCCCTCTCCGCCGGTGAGCTGGACCTCAACCAGTTCCAGCACATCATCTACCTCGCCACCTACAACGAGAACAGCGGCGACGACCTCGTGCCCGTGGGCGCGACGGCGATCTACCCGCTCGGCCTGTACTCGGCCAAGTACGACGACGTCGCCGACATCCCCGAGGGCTCCACCGTCGCGGTGCCGAACGACGAGTCGAACCAGGCGCGCGGCCTGCTCGTGCTGCAGTCGGCCGGTCTGATCGAGCTCGAGGACGGCGGTTCGATCTTCTCCACCGTCACCGACGTGCTCCCTTCGTCGAAGGTCGAGGTCGAGGCGCTCGACGCCGCCTTCACCGCGACGTCGCTGCCCGATGTCGCCGCCGCGATCATCAACAACGACTTCGTGGAGGACGCCGGCCTCACGCCGGAGGACGCCATCGCGCAGGACGACCCGAGCGACCCCAACGCGCTCCCCTACGTCAACATCTTCGCGGCGCGCGCCGACGACGCCGACAACCCGACCTACAAGAAGCTCGTGGAGCTCTACCAGAACACGCAGAGCGTGCTCGACGGCGTGCAGGACGCATCGGGCGGCACGGCCGTGTTCGTGAAGACGCCGGTCAAGGACCTCCAGGCCTCGCTCGAGGACGTCCAGGACGACATCAAGGCCAATTCGTAAGCAGGACACCCCGCGTGCGGCCCGTTCTCCGGAGCGGGCCGCACACGCACGTTCAGACCAGAGGAGGCGCCATGGCGCTCATCCGTTTGCGCGGGGTCACAAAGGAGTTCCCCGCCCCCTCGAAGGATGCCGCAGCGGTCGTGGCCGTCGACGATGTGTCGCTCGACATCGCCGAAGGCGAGATCTGCGGCATCATCGGCTATTCCGGCGCGGGCAAGAGCACGGTCCTGCGGCTCGTCAACGCGCTCGAGACCCCGACCTCCGGCACCGTGGAGATCGACGGCCGCGACATCACCCGGCTCCGCGAGCGCGAGCTGCGGGCACTGCGTGGCGACATCGGAATGATCTTCCAGCAGTTCAACCTGTTCGACTCGCGCACCGTCGCGGGCAATGTCGCATATCCGCTCGAGGTCGCGGGACGCTCGCGCGCCGAGATCGCGGCGCGCGTGGACGAGCTGCTGCGCTTCGTCGGCCTCGCCGACAAGGCGAAGAACCACCCGGAGCAGCTGTCGGGAGGCCAGAAGCAGCGGGTGGGCATCGCCCGCGCGCTGGCCACGAGTCCCCGCATCCTGCTGGCGGACGAGGCGACGAGCGCCCTCGACCCCGACACCACCCAGGAGGTGCTGGCGCTCCTGAAGCGGGTCAACTCCGAGCTCGGCATCACGATCCTCGTCATCACGCACGAGATGGACGTCATCCGCACGCTCGCCGACCGCGTCGTCGTGATGGAGGGCGGCCACATCATCGAGTCCGGGGACGTGTTCGACGTGCTGTCCGCGCCGCAGCATCCGGCCACCCGGCGCTTCGTCGCGAGCATCATCGAGGACGTCCCCGTCGGCGCGCAGCTGCAGACGCTGCGGGAGCGGCATCCCGGTCGCATCGTGACCTTCACGATCCGCGACGGCGACGTGACGCAGTCCGAGGTCTTCTCGACGCTCGCTGAGCACGGCGTGCGCTTCGAGCTCATCCACGGGGGCATCAACGACATCCGGGGGCGGGTGTTCGGGCACCTGACCCTCGCACTGGGGGGCGAGGCCGACGCGGTGCAGAGTGCGATCGATGCGGCATCCGCCTTCGCCCCGCTCATCGAGGAGGATGCCCGTGGATAGGCTCGTCGACCTGCTCCCCGAGCTCTGGGCGTCCACCGCCGAGACGCTCTACATCGTGACGCTCGCGCTCATCTTCGGCGGGCTTCTGGGCCTCCTCCTCGGCCTCGCCCTCTACGCGACCCGGTCGGGGAGCCTGTTCCCCAACCGGCCCGTGTTCGGCGCACTCAACGTCGTCGTCAACTTCTTCCGGCCGATCCCGTTCGTGATCTTCCTGGCCGCAGTCCAGCCCTTCGCACGGAGCCTCGGCATCCCCGGAATCGGGCCGGAGTTCGCGGTCTTCGCGATCTCGATCGCGTCGATGTTCGCGATCAGCCGCATCGTCGAGCAGAACCTCCTCACGGTGCGGCCCGGCGTCATCGAGGCGGCGCGCGCCGCGGGGGCGAGCCGCTCGCGGATCCTCTTCCGCCTCATCCCGCGTGAAGCCCTCGGCCCACTCGTCCTCGGCTACACGTTCATCGTCGTCGCTCTCGTCGACATGACGGCAATCGCCGGGGCAGTCGCGGCGGGCGGTCTCGGCGAGTTCGCGATCGTCTACGGATTCAAGCAGTTCAACCCGGTCGTGACGTGGGCGGCTGTGCTCGTCATCGTGGTCATCGTGCAGGCGGTGCAGTTCATCGGCAACGCGCTCGCACGCCGGATCCTGCGTCGCTGAGCCGAGCTGCGGCGGGCGGCGACCGGCCGTTGTCAGTTGCGGGATGCCGGGCGCCCGGCATCCCTCATCCGCAGCGCAGCCCGTCCTGCGGCACGGTTCCCTTGAGCAGATACGCCTCTACAGCTGAGTCCACACACGAGTTGCCCTTGTTGTAGCCCGTGTGGCCTTCGCCGACGCGGGTGATGAGCACTCCCGACGACAGCTGGTCGGCAAGAGAGACGGCCCACTCGTACGGCGTCGCCGGATCGTTGGTCGTGCCGATCACGACGATCGGCGCGGCGCCGTCGGCCGTGATCGCCTCGCGGACACCGGTCGGCGGGTACGGCCAGACCTCGCACGGGTCCGGGCCGAACCAGTACGGCGCCACGGTGGGAGCCTTCTGGTCGAGCTCGGCCTGCGCCGCGGCGAGGTCGGCGGCAGACGTGTCGACCGGATAGTCCATGCAGTTGTAGGCGCGGAACGCCTCGGTCGAGTTGTCGGTGTAGGTGCCGGCCTCACGGCCGTAGTAGAAGTCGGCGAGCTGGAAGGCGACGTCGGGGTTGCCCTGCAGGGCGTCGGAGAGCGCCGTCGTGAGGTATGGCCAGCTGTCCTCCGAGTACAGCGCCGCGACGATCGCGGTCATGAGCGTATCCGACCCGAGCTTGCGCCCATCCGATCCG
This genomic interval carries:
- a CDS encoding FMN-binding glutamate synthase family protein, translating into MTTDLAAQGLRESATFDRATINDIQRAAATGIYDIRGWGAKRPLPHFDDLLFLGASMSRYPLEGYREKCATDVMLGARNALEPIHLDIPVTIAGMSFGALSANAKEALGRGASEAGTSTTTGDGGMTPEERGQSKTLVYQYLPSRYGMNPDDLRKADAIEIVLGQGAKPGGGGMLLGQKITERVAGMRTLPVGIDQRSASRHPDWTGPDDLTIKIAEIREITDWRKPIYVKIGASRPYYDTALAVKAGADVVVLDGMQGGTAATQQVFIEHVGIPTLAAIGPAVQALQELGVHRTGVQLIVSGGIRTGADVAKALALGADAVAIGTAALIALGDNDPRYEDEYRKIGSAAGFYDDFQDGRDPAGISTQDPELSARLDPVAAGRRLANYLRVLTLEAQTIARACGKSHVRNLEPEDLVALTVESAAMAGVPLAGTSWIPGRS
- a CDS encoding HutD family protein; this translates as MSLDLGALADLDVVTPADAAPESWANGLGVTRVLAKRLAWRLSVAELRGRMPFSRFDGIDRVLIPLSAPSLALTLDGTEQRVTRERGIRFRGESRAIATADRGGTSVVNVMVKRALAVPTYRISVHRGTVAVDPAATVTVLLAGRATLDELPLPPGSALLQSTRPRRIECESAVIARFHILASGD
- a CDS encoding FAD-dependent oxidoreductase — its product is MSPHPIAIIGAGLAGAATAWSLARRGHDVVLLERDTPASHLGSSHGSARILRYTYPDPFYTALMLDARRGWEELEDLHGERLITPTGSLDYGATRDPSALAAVLADHDIAHELLSATDASSRWPGFTFDGPVLWHENAGVIDAESSVRAMVAQAVAAGAVVHENWTAARVLAQGDDYLIESEEGDAVVASHVVVAAGGWLPALLGGLGLADQTLAAFPRLEVRQEQALHFPYRDPATAWPTFINKRADIQVYGLPGGRDADHRGQKVAEYNGGRVIGSALEHDGVVDPARRDRLVAYVERALPGLVPEPYAETTCLFTNAPADDFIIDRVGGLTILSPCSGHGAKFAPLLGELAARLVTDEDAGVARFRPLAASVGA
- a CDS encoding allantoate amidohydrolase, with product MSALAGMLGEIAGVGADAARGGFSRAGYSHADRELREWFTAHAAVRGLDVERDANGTLWAWWNPTGSTEPAIITGSHLDSVPGGGGYDGPLGVASALVAVDLLRARSFAPPRPIGIAVFPEEEGSRFGVACLGSRLMSGAIDPSRALALTDREGDTFADIARRDGLEPDRIGPDPRRLDAVAAFVELHVEQGRGLVDLDRPVAIASSILGHGRWRVTIDGQGNHAGTTLMDDRRDPMVAAARMIVEIRDLARRTPDARATVGRIEPVPGGTNVIASQVRFWIDIRHPDDLITAALVSEARDLVLAAAREEGCRADVREESLSPTVDFDLGLRDALQASLGDVPELGTGAGHDAGVLASAVPTAMLFVRNPTGISHSPEELVEDTDAEHGAAALADVLQGLASAGAEAAFGHRPMMAR
- a CDS encoding XRE family transcriptional regulator; amino-acid sequence: MSAAIPVPGDNAGGVLEPIIAQQVRRYRAEQGISAADLAARTGLSKAMISKIESATTSCSLTTLQRLADGFAIPVTALFRGSASDREASFTKSGAGSVSVRSGTQHGHLYQMLGVLKDTPNALEPTLVTLTDASNVFPLFQHPGTEFLYMLEGRMKYGHGGYEYEMAPGDALLLDGEAAHGPLELIEVPIRFLAIRSR
- a CDS encoding MetQ/NlpA family ABC transporter substrate-binding protein — protein: MPIKKSLVAASIALPLALLLGGCAAGSADAGGSADAKETVKIGVVGAGDPYWETYKEAAAAEGIDVELVDFSEYTQPNPALSAGELDLNQFQHIIYLATYNENSGDDLVPVGATAIYPLGLYSAKYDDVADIPEGSTVAVPNDESNQARGLLVLQSAGLIELEDGGSIFSTVTDVLPSSKVEVEALDAAFTATSLPDVAAAIINNDFVEDAGLTPEDAIAQDDPSDPNALPYVNIFAARADDADNPTYKKLVELYQNTQSVLDGVQDASGGTAVFVKTPVKDLQASLEDVQDDIKANS
- a CDS encoding ATP-binding cassette domain-containing protein translates to MALIRLRGVTKEFPAPSKDAAAVVAVDDVSLDIAEGEICGIIGYSGAGKSTVLRLVNALETPTSGTVEIDGRDITRLRERELRALRGDIGMIFQQFNLFDSRTVAGNVAYPLEVAGRSRAEIAARVDELLRFVGLADKAKNHPEQLSGGQKQRVGIARALATSPRILLADEATSALDPDTTQEVLALLKRVNSELGITILVITHEMDVIRTLADRVVVMEGGHIIESGDVFDVLSAPQHPATRRFVASIIEDVPVGAQLQTLRERHPGRIVTFTIRDGDVTQSEVFSTLAEHGVRFELIHGGINDIRGRVFGHLTLALGGEADAVQSAIDAASAFAPLIEEDARG
- a CDS encoding ABC transporter permease subunit, which translates into the protein MDRLVDLLPELWASTAETLYIVTLALIFGGLLGLLLGLALYATRSGSLFPNRPVFGALNVVVNFFRPIPFVIFLAAVQPFARSLGIPGIGPEFAVFAISIASMFAISRIVEQNLLTVRPGVIEAARAAGASRSRILFRLIPREALGPLVLGYTFIVVALVDMTAIAGAVAAGGLGEFAIVYGFKQFNPVVTWAAVLVIVVIVQAVQFIGNALARRILRR